The Punica granatum isolate Tunisia-2019 chromosome 4, ASM765513v2, whole genome shotgun sequence sequence CAAGTTGTGGTTGCCCTTAAAGCTCCGTCGACATATATTCTCCTTGCTATGGAGACAGAACAGGAGCGTCAGATGAAACGAATGGAAGAGATGATGAAGGCCCTCCATGAAAGTGACTCTCGTTATAACACGAGTTACTTGGACCTTAATCTCTTTCCAGACATGAGGCTGCCCCCAAAGATCAAGATTCTCGACTTCGACAAGTATGATGGTACCACGGACCCAATGCCACATTTGCAAGGCTATCGGAACCGCATGATGTCGTATTGGGAATTTGAGCAGTTCATGATTCAGACTTGTTAGGAAAGTCTGAAAGGAGCAGCACTCAGTTGGTTCACCTCTCTCAAAGCGGCGGACATTCCCACCTGGGATGAGCTCGCTAAGAGTTCGTGTCCCAGTATGGCTACAACTAGCCAATCGGTTTAATTGCATTATCCAGGCCAATGATGTGGCAATAATTAATTGGCACGTTAGAGGACTGATTTGGCAAAGAGATATTGCTACATAGAGGAAAGTATAAATAGAGACGGATGGAAGTCTTAAAAAAGATAAACCTCTAAAGAGAGGGTTATGATTAAAAAGAAGCAAATCTAATGATTTTATATGGGTGTTGTATGATACAACACGAGTGTTGCACCACACAaacacctatatatatatatatatatgtcagtAATAATACTTGATATGTTAATTGTCCAATTGAACTTGGACATAGAAATCAGGAGGGGTCCTTTTAAAGCTAAACCCCATCATCATTCCTTTCTTACACGACAAGATCTCATTCTAATGGTTTGAATAGATTCAGAAAATCACCCGACTTCCTGATTTTGATGCTTCTCTTGTCTTTGCCTCATTCAAACCCCGTTTGATTTCACCTAACTCCCACACAAAGGACATGACCGCCATGTATGGACGGCACCGTTGCCCACAAAGGATACTGATCTCAGGGAGATAATTATCCTATGAGATTCCATACAATTATTTAATGTAAGTTTGAAATTGTAATATTTCCAGGCGGCCTATAAGTAATTGGACCCACTGCTAACTTAAAACTCAAGCTAATAGGTTTTAGGATCCaattattcaatatatatgtttgtatatAAACTTGATTATGATGCAATAAATAGTGGcgtaattgtaaatatatgtacattCAATTTATATTGACaaaatacttataaaaaaataaatacatatataaataatatataataaattaatttcatatatatttttacaaataataaataatatatacacatattcaTCGCCACCCTAATATtagatataatatattttacaatacttatattatattttacatagggaaaataatttattaaagatGAACCATATAGATCTAATCTAGACAATTTTGGTTTAAACTAGAAGTTTcaataacaaaaattaaataagaggAGACAcgatttatttatcttttttctgttgtataattattcaatttccTTCTAGATAAATTCAATAAACATATATACCTACAAATTTTATGTAGcaaaaattgtaataaagATGAATCAAGGAGTGAATTTGAAGAATGTTGGATATTATGTTAGCATTCACGTGAGCATACCCAATATTATACTTTTGAAGACATTaccataatttttcaaatacttcatctaattatattatattaaaagatTAAAAGATACACATTTGTTTCTCATAATCCATAACCgaattttacatatttaatGACAAAATAAATGTTATGATATATGATATTTATGAAAtagaattataaaatttactcTTACTTGGgcacttaatatatatatatatatagttactGTCACATAGTCCTTTAGATGAAGTTTTGTCAGGAAATATCTATTACTAACtcttacaaataaaaaaattataaattaagtaaaaaataacttaataatattttaatagcTATAAgaatgatatattatataaggTTTGCCTAAAATGCCAACATTTAGAGGGGGTTCAAGGATCTTAAAATTtcagaaatttttatttaatgaatGACAATACTGTTGGttaaatatatgatatttaatagtttatttttagattaaatatttaattgaaatgtaaatttaaaaataaattctaatGTAGTGTGTATATTTTGCATATAAAAGTCATTAAAAATAAGATTACTCGAAATCCCATGTAGAGCAAGGGCAAAACactaatctcttataaacttgtggTTTACTCTTAAATTTTTCCGTGTGGGGCTCATACCATGCCAAACCCTATATACAAActcttctatttttcttttattgctCTGTGTGGGATTGATTCTTTGTTTGACTCTCAACACTCGCTTTCACGTACAACGTGTGACCTTTTTCTCCTTCACTTGCCTATACGTTGACACGTGCCCTTAATCACCCGTCCTTAATGACTGACCTCAAGCAAGTTTCTTTTTCCATGCTCGAGTAATGGGGACTTACACGAGACGCACTTTTGGTTGCTCTCGACACTGGTCCTAGCGTGGTGTGAGAGCGGACGGGCATGTGCAACCGTACTTTGATACTATATTAACTTTACATTGCGCTTACATGGCCTTAAGCCCATTTTCACCTATAAGTTCAAATTGTTAGGTGATGGAATCCAAGCCACATATAaactcaatttttttcctttgttaattcaaaattttactttgaattttggcataagttttgcttaaaaataacaaaattttgtaaggaaaaaagaaaatgttaatagaaaagtaaaatgaatcaaaataactaaaataaaattaagaagaataaacaaaatagattaaaaattcaaaaaaattaaaaattgaataattcaAAGGAATTTATagataagagaaaataataataataaaaaaagctTATCCCGGCGACTCTACTGCTATTGCCTGAGGAGGAAACTATTGCTAGAAAGTCTCGTCGGTTCCATTGGCCTCAACGAAGCCCACATGCTTCAAGATTTAGAGGTGAGATTAGTCTAGTCATTGTGTACTTGTTCCAATTGATTGAGACTAAACTAGCCTTAGTGGGGCCAAATCTTAGGAAAAAGTTGTCTTGGACTCGATCTGTTGAGGGGGGAAGGGGCAGATAAGGGTAACTAAATATACACaggtaaaaattttaacttgaacaatttatttaatcaaGAGAACAACTATCCACATGAGTTAACCTTTTTCTTTGCTTCTTGTTGTTGTCACTTACTCTCTACTTCAGTTACTTTTATTCGCCTCTTAAGATGAGATCGAGATATCACGTTCCTGAATTAGCCTTAACTGATGTTGGTTTTGTCTCGGTCAATCCCAACAAACTCAGAGCAGTTGGGCTAACCTTGTCTTTTCAACTCTTAGTTGCTACCAAACTTGCTAAACTAGATTCACATCAATAATGGTTGACACAGTTTCCCCAATCGAAGTATCGTCCTAGCATGGTCATAGAGATAGATTTCTTTTCCGTGCTTCAATTTATTTTGGtggacttttctttttcttttttctttttgaattttatttttatttgaattttatgattaaaaaatgTTCGTGCTAGATTGGGGATAATatgaaaagtttaaaatttttagtgCGATTAACTTTACATTTTATATTACTTTTCAATCTTTTTAATGCCACGTCAACGAATGATAGATTGggaaggaaaatgaaagctcatgtatttttgttataaaacATTGTTCGTACTAGTTTTGGAAAAATTGGCGAAATTCGTGATTTTTGTACAATTAacccttttatttattctaaAATCAGAAATTAtacttgaaaatattattttaataatgtcTCATCGATATTAATCAAGCCTGAAACCTCATAAATTTAATAGTTATTTTTCAAACTTTCACTCTTTAGCGTGTGCATGAAAGGTCCTTTATAATTAGCATGAAAGAACGCAGTTAATACACGACATGTTGTTAGCGTGACCTGACAACCGGActttattgaaatattaaataggTGGGTGTTCATAGACAAATTTATAAGTTGTTCATTCATGTCTTTGTTCAAAGAGGTCAAATTAGATGTGAAATTTATTGAGGCATAATGAGGAAGAAAAACCAGCAATACAAAGACaataaaacaaagaaagaaggaaaataacGATTAATATATAGAGGTTTGATTTGGGTGTGTTGTTGCTTAAACAAAAGTACTATAGTATAATTTCTGAAAAATAAgtgttaattttaaaataagtaaaaaattttgggacgtaataatttgaaattgctgaaattaaaattaatacttaaaatagagaataagtagaaataatttttgtaaGTACCTATCAATCTGCGGGAGAAAATCACATTTCCAActgtaaaaattaattaaaccgTAGTTTTCGAAGAATTCACCAAACACTAGGAGATACTTATAAATTATTGGCATTGTGATGAATTATTAGTTTTATATTGTGCTTCCAAGATTTTAAACTCAAGTTCACGTTCAAGTACATAGAACAGtctcataaaatatttgttttaactaattaaaatgATCAATTCGGATGAATTATTATGTGAATGAAAGCACGAAAATTTTTTGTCATATTTCTTAACTTtaatgattatttatttttgaatttaggAAGAATGTCTAAAGATCCTAGCTTACACATTGCAGAGGTGGTTCCGTCTGGTGGAACGAAAATTGAAATGGTATTCcctaaattataatataattaaaagacTACGTATACGCACTAAAAAATTGGAAGTGTTCACAATGatttaagaatttttatgaGGAAAGAAATGGTTATCTAAATTTAATGTACTAAACGttgtttaataaaaatatacaggAGAAAACTAtcacttttatctttttactTTCACCGAGTTACCACTGTAATCCATCAACTAATTTACCACCAATATAACCCAAACATTAGCATTTTGTCCACCGATTTAGTCCTCATCGTCAATGGCTCTAACGAAACCCTGACGTGGAGTCTCACTGGACAAAACAACGTCcaaacaatatattttttatcagACTTCCCCAAACGATGTCGTTTtaacaatattaaaaaattattatttttattttaacaatGAAATGGGCAAACCGACATGGGCTCCTTGGCCGATCGCCGCCCCTTTGGGCGAGGTAGTTGGAGGTTGCTCGAGGGGCCAATGGCCAGCTAGGGAGTTCCTAGCTACTCTGTCTCCCTTCTCCACTCCCCTCATTTTCACGTTTGAAAATAGGGGGAGTACTGACCTCAATTGACGGTTCGAAAACTCGGGTAGGGTTTCCATCTGGGGACTCCCCGTCGCTCGTCGCCCCCTTGGTCGAAGTCGTTGGAGGTTCCTTTTATTTCCAGCTACCTCGCTCGAGGTTTGGCAACTGCTGACCGAGAAGGCCCTAGCCAGTCTGTTTTTAAACGTGAAAATAGGGGGATTCGGGGAAGGGGGCAAACGGGCTAGAGCCTCCTCGGGTGGGCGAGTTCGTTAGAGGTTCCTCTTGTCAACAACAACCTTGATTGAGGGGGTGGTGGTCGGTCGGGGAGCCCTAGCCGATTTGCCCCCTTcatcattaaaataaaataaaaaattatttttttcaaattgtcAAAACGATGTCGTTATGGGAAGTCTGATtaaaaaaacattattttGAAGTCGTTTTGTCCAGCGAGGCTCCATGTCAGAGTTCCGTTAGAGCCATTGACGACGGGGACCAAATTGGTGGACGGAATGGTTACGCTTGGGTGAAATTGGTGGCAAATTAGTTGATGGATTGAAGTGGTGGCTCGATGAAAGTAAGTGAATGATAGCGATAgttttttcaatatataatataataattcattttctacaccatttttttttaaaaaaattctcccCACACCTTACTTCCATTATCTCTTACTATACACTAAATAAGTATCTCGATTATACCTTTTACGTCATACCGTGTCCGGATCTTATATTTTCTGAAATATTATACTTTTATAATGTTACTTTAATAATCTCGTAAATGTCGAAGTGAGTTACTCTCATTGCAATTTTGatcttcttaattttattgtataattTTTCATCCATTATAAATGcaatattatatatcttaAATACCTATATCATTCAATTATTGAAAACATTACTCAAGGTTCATTATCTGTtataaacatacatatatatatatggttataagaaaatttaactACTCTCAACTTTTTGaattctcttattttatttttaacgaAAATATGatgtataattattttataaaaaaattgtaaataaaaattaaaatttttttcttgagaaacaaattgtttttcaattacaaataGTATTACAATATTACAATTTCCTATGAGAAAAAGGTTCAAAATAAACGGTGCGTTTTGACAGCTAAGTGAAAACACTGATGAAAGTGTGAAAGTGAAAGAGACTTTCTCAACCCGGCATTGACGTCAGGACAAGACCGTGAAATGTTTACATGCCTTGCTTGCACTCAACGAGGAAggccagcagcagcagcagaagaaGGAGACGACGACTGCACGACAGTGATTGTGATTCCTCCATTGAAGGAGGCTTCACCCTCCGCTCCTGTGCCACCGCCGAAACCCTTCCATCCAAATGCTCTCTTCCCTCTACCATCCCTCCATCAAATGTAATCTTcctctccctttctctctctccatctgCTCGGATTCTGTTCAGTGATTTACGGCTCCGCTGGCTGTTATTTGCAGGAAGCAACATGACGAAGAAGTTGCCGCCGCCGACAATCCCGACGCACCACGTGCTGTGGCTCGGCTGGAAGATTGTCCTCATCCTCTCCGTCTCCCTCTTCACCTTCGCCCTCTTCAGGCTACACCACCAGCCCCGTCTCTCTCCCCTCGCCCTCTCCCGGGAGAGATCCCTCTCCTTAGGCCGTGGCTTCTCCGGGACCCCCAAGCTCGCATTCCTCTTCCTTGTCCGCCGAAACCTCCCGCTCGATTTCCTCTGGAGCAGCTTCTTCGAGGTGCGCCTCCGCCTCCTCCATTTTCTCCACTCCTCAGGATTGTCATCTCTTCagtggctttttttttttttttttttttttttattgtttggGAGAGTAAAGCGAGAAATTCCTCGCAGGATGTCGATGCTGCTAAATTCTCGATATACATACACTCCGAACCGGGATTCGTGTTCGATGAGTCGACCACGAGGTCGCACTTCTTCTATAATCGGCAGCTCAGGGATAGCATTCAGGTGATTCAATCATGAAAACTGAAGCAAAATTCAAGCTTGCTTTTTGTTTCTTGTCATTTGAGTTGCATGGTGTAACAAACTTTGAAAAGGGAGTGTAAATTTTGCTGTTGCTTCATTTGGTTTTTGAGATTAAgcttaatttcttaaaatctTCCCAACCAACGGACTATATGGTGTTCTTTGATTGACAAGCTGATCTTGTTCTGAATTATACATCAGATGGCAGTCCTTATGTTTGCCAGCTTCATTTTCTCTCCCAactttcaatttatatatttgttttttctcCGGGTCTCTATGATGGCAGATGCGAATCTCACGATTTCATATTAATAGGTGGCATGGGGAGAGTCTACTATGATTGAAGCAGAGAGGTTATTGTTTGCAACAGCTCTTGAGGATCCTGCAAATCAAAGATTTGTCCTCCTTTCAGATAGGTTGGTTATCCTGATCACTTGAAAAGCCTCTTTTaaccaaggaaaaaaaaattaaggaaaaaaaagaatcttttGATTCATCATAAAATGGAAATCTGATATTCCTGGCACCGGAACTCATTTATTAACTGCTGGATCACTCCTACGCTATGAAAAAATTGTTAGGACTATTCTTGCCATAAGACTTGGCGATTATTTAAACAGACAGCCTTGCTTTCTTGGTAATCTCATTGATGCAATGTGTTGGAAGAATTTAAATAGTTACTTTATGATACAGTTGCTAATAAGGCCAGTGAATGTTTCTTCAAAACAAAAGAGGAATCTACCCAATGAATTCCTCCCAGTTCGCCTCAATCAGATCAATAATTACTCTTTGTTGTGCAGTAGTACCGCTTTAGTCTACCTTTCTCGGGAAGATTTCATTGTAAATTGGTTACTTTATTTCTGAGTTTTTGCACCTTGTTTTTTGCAGTTGTGTTCCACTGTACAACTTTAGCTATATATACAAGTATTTGATGGCTTCTCCAAGGAGTTTTGTAGACAGGTGAGTGGCATAGTTGAACTCGCAAGCTTACCGTTTGCAGATTACAGTTCCTACTTAAAATGCTATAACTCTCACgagcttttaaatttttgcttTCGAATTTTCTCAGTAGTTTGTGGTACTGATTACTCTGTTCCAGTTTCATTGATGCGAAGGAAGGACGCTACAACCCAAAAATGTCACCCACTATACCAAGGGACAAATGGCGAAAAGGTTCCCAGGTTATCTACCATGTGCTTTATACATCATTTaatgataaaattttttactacCTTTTGATGTTCTCCTTGGTCAGCATAGAATCCGTTGCTTGTCTAGAGAGATTGTTTGATTTTTCATCATTTGTTTTATGTGAACTTTATAAATGGAAGTCCATGTGCACCTACTGGAAATAGCACCTCTCATCACTACGATAGGTAGAAAGTATATTTAACATTACAACATTCCACTATTTCACTTTGGAACTTAGCACTTTGATTCTTTACAAATTGGACTGGGATGTGGTTATCTCCTGAAAACCAATCACTGATTAGCTCTGTTTCATGTTGAGAATTCTTTCCTTGATAGTTGTTGTCCGAGATAGATTATGAATATCTTTATATTATGGTTAATATGTGATTATTTTGATGGCTTGCATTATCCAAAAGATTGAGTCATTTTGACTTCCCATCTCTATGCAAGCTTTCATTATTGTTGCTTCACTTCTCCAATCATTGCAGCTTAGCTCTGGCCTGTTGAAACTTGAAGGCCAAAGTTtccaaatttaaaattctagGATCCActatgatttttttgttttttaatcaCCTGGATCTATATTTTAACCTTGATGCATTTTCTTCTGCTTCTTGCAATCATTGCTTTGACACATTCATATGTAATTTCAGTGGATTGCCCTTATTCGTAGACATGCGGAAGTGCTTGTAGATGATGAAGAAATCATTTCAGTTTTCAAGAATTTCTGCAAGGTGCGAAATGGACCAATATCCATCTTGATGCACTGGTTTTTAAATCCGTTAAAATACATTAATAAATGCTTTGTCACTATTCATTAGTTTGGTACTTCTATTCCAGAGGCGGCCACCTATAGATGTCAGCATGGGAAAGCTGAACGCTGTAAGTAATGCTGATCTGATCTTTAAGATTGTCTCAATTAGTGACTAGTCAAAGTATATGCGTGCAGCTTGTCAGCAACTCTCCAtactatttgaaaatttgaatgcTAACTTAGCTTTAAGATTTTTGTCGTGCCAATCAGTAGCATCTTTATACTATTTGATCATTTAACTGCATCTCTGGTGTCCTGTTTAAACTACAAATGCCAAATATCTTCTAGACTAATTAGAGGCACCTGGTGTGTGGATTAAGCAAATATTGTTTTGAGATTATATTCTCTTTGCTTTGGTATTTctgatattctttttcttaagcTATCTCTTCCATTTTGGATTTGCATCTGTACCTATCGATGGTTTGATGCATGTTTTGCTATTTTTTGAGTGGTTTATTTGAATTTGCCAAATTAGGCAACAATGGAGGCTAGTTTAGTTGGTATGAAGAGGTGGACAAGTATATTCTAACGTCATCTGTCTGATTTTCAGTCTTCAGCCTTGGAAACTTTTCTCAATTGCCTTTCAAGTTGAGGAGCTCATGCTAATAATTTTTCTCAGTTGCCTTTTGAATGTATTAGACACTATTTTATTGTCTAGGCTTTGCACTCGTCTCTGGGGTATGGTGTCAGGGGATTGACTAATTTGATCAGAAACTTGATTTTCTTTCCAAATGCAGAGACGTCAGAAGCAGCACAACTGCATTCCCGATGAACACTATGTGCAGACATTGTTTGCTGTAAGAAATAGATGCATTGAgcttttccatttcctttgCTAGTCTCCTCTTACTGATACATTCTCTAGACCCTTATCGATGTTAGCATCATTTACTAATCACACACAAATTTTGTGGTACAAATCTCGTCCCTTATTCTTATATTGCGCAGATGAATGATCTTGAATCTGAGCTTGAGCGAAGAACAGTAACGTACACTCTGTGGAACCAGTCGGCGGCAACAAATGAGAACGGTTGGCATCCTTTTACATTTACTTACATGAGCGCGAggacaaaacaaataaatgaaataaaggtTCGTACCATGCTCTAACCTACTTGTGCCAGACAATTGCTTCTCCTTACTAACAACTGATTTATTCATGCTTATATTTTGCAAGTTTGGTCCTCTTGGGAAATCCAACTATATACCTATCTGTAAAAGATACTTTGGGAATAGACACAGCTGACTAAACCAGACTGCAATCCATGTGGTCTATGTGCCTATGCCTGCTGGGCCAGGCCTGGTCCGAAGACCAGgctaaataaatcatatatggTCTGCTGGGTTTGTGAGTTGGCACAGCCTGGCCTGTCTGATGACAATCAACCTTCATTACATCCTTTATTGCTTGTCTCACTTCTTGTTCTTTCACTTCTCGAACCTTTGCAGAGTATAAACCACGTGTACTACGAAACCGAGTATCGAACAGAGTGGTGCAGTAGCAACTCAACGCTCATTCCTTGCTTTCTATTCGCCAGGAAATTCTCTCGGGGGGCTGCAATGCGACTTTTAAGTGACGGGGTAATTTCCCATTTTGATGCCTCTGCATTATTAGATTCACATCCGTGAATAGGTGCCACGAGAAGCTATTTATGTTCTCTGGTTAGTACTCTTAGGCTTAACAAGAATTTGACCATACATGAATTTCAGAATAATAGGTAGAGTTTACCCTATTGATGAGAGTTCTGCATGTTCGTTATACATACTGCTAGAGCCTGGATATACTATTGTACTAGATACTGAAATGTCTACGACAGCGGCTATCTGTTAAATATTAAGAGAAACTGAGTTTAAATTTCGGAGATGCTATTCATACATATATTAGCCATTAAGGGCGCTTTCTATCTGTTGCTTTTGTTAAACATGATTCTATCGCACCCCTGCCGTATTTTGCAGGAATTGTGAAAgtgatttaaaaaatatcatatataaatcTTGACTAGATTCCACGAAACACTTGTGGTTTCATAAGATAGGTTCCGACTAATTCAGGATTGAGCTGGGTCGGTCCTTTTAAGAGTCGACTAATTTGGGAAGAGGCAGTGAACCCTCTAAACCGATAGGAAATCTCCATGCAACTGATTGGTTGCAACGTGTAGACAATATTGATGTGGCACGTCAAatgtcatttttaattttcagcaTAATCCAGAAATACTGAAGAGAAACCAGGATTTGCAATGCCTGGAATGAAATCAGCATTGGCGGTCTCAGCTGGCCATTGCCCTCCTAGGTGAGATCGTCCGAGGCCTCGGAGGCAGGCCATGAGACACAAACACTGTTAAGTATTCAGGAAAAATTGGAAACAAAAGGAAGACGataatcagagagaaaacgaTGGAAGGAGCTGGTATTGGTTGCTCCCATAGGCGAGACCTCAGGGTAGATGGTGAACTCAACCGATAGGGTAGTTGCTAGCGGCGTATGCCCCAACCCCGGGCGCTCTCTTTCTATACGTTGGTCTCTTTCTTCTTACATTATATGCGTATGGTTTATTGAAACCATATGTTATGGCTTCAATTCgtctatcaatttttttcattattttcgtATCCGTAATAGTGCTAAACGAAGGCCTATGTCCAAGTTGTTCAAGAATTGTGGAATAGTAGTTAATTACACCAAGGATACAAAATGTTTGAGAAACGTAATACTTTGgtacaaaaaggaaaaaaattgtaacGATCTAGTATAcaagttttaaaaaatgt is a genomic window containing:
- the LOC116204085 gene encoding glycosyltransferase BC10-like; amino-acid sequence: MTKKLPPPTIPTHHVLWLGWKIVLILSVSLFTFALFRLHHQPRLSPLALSRERSLSLGRGFSGTPKLAFLFLVRRNLPLDFLWSSFFEDVDAAKFSIYIHSEPGFVFDESTTRSHFFYNRQLRDSIQVAWGESTMIEAERLLFATALEDPANQRFVLLSDSCVPLYNFSYIYKYLMASPRSFVDSFIDAKEGRYNPKMSPTIPRDKWRKGSQWIALIRRHAEVLVDDEEIISVFKNFCKRRPPIDVSMGKLNARRQKQHNCIPDEHYVQTLFAMNDLESELERRTVTYTLWNQSAATNENGWHPFTFTYMSARTKQINEIKSINHVYYETEYRTEWCSSNSTLIPCFLFARKFSRGAAMRLLSDGVISHFDASALLDSHP